In Bacillus sp. KH172YL63, one genomic interval encodes:
- a CDS encoding DUF2179 domain-containing protein: MMVAIILIINVVYVSFFTIRMILTLKGYRYIAAFVSTFEVVIYVVGLGLVLDNLNEIQNLIAYAVGYGLGVIVGMKIEEKLALGYITVNVITKEYDKALPNELRSRGYGVTNWEANGLEGNRMALQILTPRKYEMKLYDTIKELDPKAFIIAYEPKAIHGGFWVKTVRNIRKGKLKE, from the coding sequence ATGATGGTCGCAATCATTTTAATCATCAATGTTGTGTATGTATCCTTTTTTACGATCAGAATGATTTTGACGTTGAAGGGTTATAGGTATATTGCGGCCTTTGTGAGTACGTTTGAGGTTGTCATTTATGTAGTAGGTCTTGGACTGGTGCTTGATAATCTGAATGAGATCCAGAATTTGATTGCCTATGCTGTCGGTTATGGTCTGGGTGTCATTGTCGGGATGAAGATTGAGGAGAAGCTTGCTCTTGGGTATATTACGGTGAATGTGATTACGAAGGAGTATGATAAGGCGCTTCCGAATGAGCTTCGTTCACGTGGATACGGGGTGACGAACTGGGAAGCGAATGGCCTTGAGGGGAACCGGATGGCGTTGCAGATCCTGACTCCCCGGAAGTATGAGATGAAGCTGTATGATACAATTAAGGAGCTTGATCCGAAGGCGTTCATCATTGCCTATGAACCGAAGGCGATTCACGGCGGGTTCTGGGTGAAGACGGTCCGAAATATTCGTAAAGGAAAGTTAAAAGAATGA
- a CDS encoding NETI motif-containing protein codes for MSKKKLLFEVQENETISDCLDRMKEMGYMPVRRMEKPVFEEQREGNQTEYVPIRQTIVFEGKKIEE; via the coding sequence ATGAGTAAAAAGAAGTTACTGTTTGAAGTGCAGGAAAATGAGACGATTTCCGACTGCCTCGATCGTATGAAGGAAATGGGATATATGCCGGTGAGGCGGATGGAGAAGCCCGTTTTTGAAGAGCAGCGGGAAGGGAATCAAACCGAGTATGTCCCTATTAGGCAGACAATTGTGTTTGAAGGGAAGAAGATTGAAGAGTAA
- the purE gene encoding 5-(carboxyamino)imidazole ribonucleotide mutase, producing the protein MISVIMGSTSDWETMKHACEVLEELEVPFEKRVVSAHRTPDYMFEFAEGAREKGVKVIIAGAGGAAHLPGMVAAKTTLPVIGVPVQSKALNGMDSLLSIVQMPGGVPVATVAIGKAGATNAGLLAAQILSVEDEGLAARLDERREALREKVMESSDDLE; encoded by the coding sequence ATGATTTCAGTGATCATGGGGAGTACGTCGGACTGGGAAACGATGAAGCATGCGTGTGAGGTATTGGAGGAGCTCGAGGTTCCGTTTGAGAAGCGGGTTGTATCGGCTCACAGGACACCAGATTATATGTTTGAGTTTGCAGAAGGTGCGAGAGAGAAGGGCGTGAAGGTGATCATTGCAGGTGCAGGGGGCGCAGCCCATCTCCCTGGGATGGTGGCCGCGAAGACGACGCTGCCTGTGATCGGGGTGCCGGTTCAGTCGAAGGCGCTGAACGGGATGGATTCATTGCTTTCGATCGTACAGATGCCTGGCGGTGTTCCGGTTGCGACTGTGGCAATCGGGAAGGCCGGGGCGACCAATGCGGGACTTCTGGCAGCACAGATTCTTTCGGTTGAAGATGAAGGGTTGGCGGCAAGGTTGGATGAACGACGTGAAGCGCTGCGGGAAAAAGTGATGGAAAGTAGTGATGACCTTGAATAA
- the purK gene encoding 5-(carboxyamino)imidazole ribonucleotide synthase, which yields MTLNKKRILPGQMIGIIGGGQLGRMMALDAKLRGFRVAVLDPSPDSPCAQVADLVITAGFDQYDALYRLAEECDVITYEFENIDYEALKWLSERAYVPQGAELIRITQDRIMEKEALTLAGVKVAPYAVIKQQKDIYDNIEKLGYPVVLKTARGGYDGKGQYVIREADGIEEAARLLENGPCVLEKWIPFEKELSVIMTRNPDGQQTNFPVVENIHVDNILHETIAPARVTEETADKAIEMAKRISETLDLVGTLAIEMFLTSDGDIYINELAPRPHNSGHYSIEACDFSQFAQHVKAVCNWPLVQPVLLKDAVMVNLLGEHIEPIMKAVPNHPDWFIHLYGKDVPKPKRKMGHVTLLTNDVEETLTDIAEAGIWKVQEKIGGQKV from the coding sequence ATGACCTTGAATAAGAAAAGGATACTACCGGGACAGATGATCGGAATCATTGGAGGCGGACAGCTCGGCAGGATGATGGCCCTTGATGCGAAGTTAAGAGGCTTTCGGGTGGCGGTGCTCGACCCTTCCCCAGACTCACCGTGTGCCCAGGTGGCAGATCTTGTGATCACGGCAGGCTTCGACCAGTATGATGCACTGTACAGGCTGGCGGAAGAGTGTGATGTGATTACATATGAATTCGAGAATATTGATTATGAGGCCTTGAAGTGGCTGTCAGAACGGGCCTACGTACCTCAGGGAGCCGAGTTGATCCGGATCACGCAGGACCGGATCATGGAGAAGGAAGCGTTGACGCTTGCAGGGGTGAAGGTGGCTCCTTATGCTGTGATTAAACAACAGAAGGATATCTATGATAATATAGAAAAGCTTGGCTATCCAGTGGTTCTGAAAACAGCCCGTGGCGGTTATGACGGGAAAGGGCAGTATGTGATACGGGAAGCGGATGGAATAGAGGAAGCTGCACGGTTATTGGAGAACGGTCCATGTGTGCTGGAGAAATGGATTCCATTCGAGAAAGAGCTATCCGTGATCATGACGCGAAATCCCGACGGACAGCAGACGAATTTTCCGGTTGTGGAGAACATTCATGTTGATAATATCCTGCATGAAACGATCGCACCGGCGAGGGTGACGGAAGAAACGGCAGATAAAGCGATCGAGATGGCGAAGCGGATCAGTGAGACGCTTGATCTTGTAGGGACGCTTGCGATTGAGATGTTCCTGACAAGTGATGGGGACATCTACATCAATGAGCTTGCACCAAGGCCGCATAATTCTGGCCACTACTCAATCGAAGCATGTGATTTCTCTCAGTTCGCCCAGCACGTCAAGGCTGTCTGCAACTGGCCCCTTGTTCAACCTGTCTTATTAAAGGACGCTGTGATGGTTAACCTATTAGGAGAGCATATCGAGCCTATTATGAAGGCTGTTCCAAATCATCCAGACTGGTTCATCCATTTATACGGGAAGGATGTACCGAAGCCGAAACGGAAAATGGGTCACGTCACGCTGTTAACGAACGATGTGGAAGAGACGTTGACCGATATAGCGGAAGCTGGAATTTGGAAGGTGCAAGAAAAGATCGGAGGACAAAAGGTATGA